The window AGCAAGATGAGTTGGTAAACTTCATAAAAGATGAAGGCTTGAATGTTCAGCAATTAATAAATACACATTGTCATATTGATCATGTTTTAGGAAACCAATTTGTGAAGGATAAATATGGCGTAAAGCTATATATGCATGAGAAGGATAAACCGATTTTAGAGGCAGTCCCTACTTATTCTGCCGCATATGGATTTGCCAATTATCAAATTTCTAAACCTGATATCTTCCTTAAAGAAGGCGATATTCACAAGATTGGAGATATAGAATTTGAGGTGTTGTTTTTACCAGGTCACGCTCCAGGTCATATTGGTTTAATGAATGAAAAAGAGAAAGTATTTATAGGAGGGGATGTTTTATTTGATGGTAGCATAGGTAGAACAGATCTTCCTGGTGGTGATCACGATACTTTAATCAGTAGTATTCAAAATAAACTATTTAAATATGATGATGAGGTAGTTGTATATTGTGGACACGGTTCAACTACAACACTCGGAAAAGAAAAAGCATCAAACCCTTTTTGTGCTATAAAATAAACTGCTATGATAAAAAAGAATATACCTAATGCTATTACAGCAGCGAATCTATTTACTGGTGCAGTAGGAGTTTATTTTACTAGTCAGTTTGAATTCGAATGGGCAGCTTTTTGCATAGTGTTGGCTGCTATTTTTGATTTTTTAGATGGAATGTTAGCACGATTGCTCAAGGTTCATTCTGAAATTGGAAAACAATTAGATTCTTTAGCTGATATGGTTACCTTCGGTTTTTTACCTTCCTACATACTTTTTCAATTTCTTCAATTGAATGAAGCTGAGGTATGGAGTTTCATTGCCTTTTTAATAGCAGTCTTTTCAGCATTCAGATTAGCTAAATTCAATATTGACACTCGTCAGTCGGATGAATTTATAGGTTTACCAACTCCCGCTAATGCCTTATTCATAGGTTTTTTGATTTTTTTAAAAGGTAGTTTTTTCTCGAAATATCTGTTTGATACAGCTAGCTTAATTCTAATAGCGGTTCTTTTTTCATATCTGCTTGTGGCAGAAATCCCAATGATTGCACTGAAGTTTAAAAATTTGAAATGGCAGGATAACATCTTCAGATACCTGACTATAATAATGGCTATAATTTTAGTGGCAATTTTTCAATTTTCAGCTGTTCCAATCGTTATTCTGATTTATATCATTTTATCAATTATAAAATATTCATTCTTCTCTAGAAATTAATTTGGAAAAAACACTGTTAGAACTTTGTTTTGAGAGTTTTAATGAGAATCTCCTTCACTATCATATTGACCCTTTTCATACAAATTTTGTATGCTCAATCCGTTTTGAATAAGAATGGGATGATAAAAGTAGCTACTTCAACGGAAGGAGTTTATAAAATTGATTCTCAATTTTTAGAGGCAGCAGGAGAAAATCCTTCTGAAATAAATCCTAATAAAATTCAGGTTTATGGAATGCCCGGAGGTCATATTCCACAATCAAACTCTATAGATTATCCTTATGACCCGCAACCTTTAGCTATAAAAGTTAAGGCCAATACAAATGCTGTGTTTGAGGAGAATGAAGCTGTTTATTTTTATGCTGATGCTGTAGATAATATCGACTATAATTTTGAAAATGAATTTTATGAGTATAGCAATAATGTATACAGTGATTCAATTTACTTTTTTATTGATATAAATGCAGAACAAACCAATTCAATTGCTTCAATAAGCTCAGAAAATATCAATGTAGATCAAAGTTTTAATTGGTATGATGCTGTTTATTTTCATGAAGTAGATGAAGTAAATATTTTAAGATCTGGAAGAAAATGGTTTGGTGAATCTTTTAGTATAAATAGAACTCAAGATTTTACTTTTGAATTAAATAATGATATTGCTTCATCTGATGAAATAAGCCTTACTACTCACTATTTAGCACAAACTTATAATGAAGCAAATCTAAAAATCAGGTTAAATGAATATGAGTTAGCCAGTGAGTCACTTGAAAGAGTATCAGATTTTACAATCTTTCCTTATCGTGAAAAAGGCAAATTGCTTGAAAACCGATCAACAATAGCAAGCTCATTAGTTTCAGGATTAGAATTAAATATTTCGCTTACACATGAAGCTTTGGGTGCTGGTAGGTCTGATGGATATCTGGATTATTTGTTTCTAACGGTTCCTCAAAAGTTGAATGTTTTAAATTCTCAAATCGTAATTAGAAATAGGGGATTTCAGCAAATTGGTAATTATGAATTAAAAATAGGTAATCTTTCAAATGATCATTATGTATGGGAAGTGAGTGACCCTATTAATTCTAAGGAATTAATCATGAATAATGGGTCTTTTAAATTTTCTCAAACTGAGGAGAGAAGGGAAAGAAAATTCGTAACTTTTAATGCTAATTCTGCATTACGCCCGGAATATATAGGAACATTAAATTCACAAAATCTAAAGAAATCTACCTCTCCCGATTATTTAGTCATTACTTTTGACGGCTTTAATGAAAGTGCACAAAAGCTAGCTTCATATCGAGAAAATCATAATAATTTTAGTGTGGAGGTTGCTAAAATTTCTGAAATATTTAATGAGTTTGGTTCAGGTAGAAGAGACGTTTCTGCCATCCGAAATTATATCCGCTATTACTATTTAAAAAATCCAGACAAACTTAAATATGTGCTTCTTTTGGGTGCATCATCCTATGATTTTAAAGATAGAATAGCTAATAACACTAATTTAGTCCCAGTATATCAATCTAGAAATTCGCTACATCCGGTTTTTACTTATGCCTCTGATGATTTTTATGGATTCATGAATCAAAATGAAGGCTTTTGGGCAGAAGAATCGAATAATATTGATGAGCTTGACCTAGGCATTGGAAGAATACCCGCAAAAACAAAAAAGGAAGCTGCGGACGCAGTAAATAAAATAATTTACTATGAAACGAATCCTCAAGCCTTTAACAAATGGAGAAATGATATTTATTTCATTGCAGATGATGAAGATGGCAATATTTTTCATCGTGATTCAGAAGAACTAAGTAAATATGTAATTGATAATTTTGGATTTTATAATATCAACAAACTCTATTTAGGAGCATTTGAACAGGAAGTTTTTGCCAGTACACAGCGTTCACCAAAAATGAGAGAAGCCATTAATGATATGGCAAATAAGGGTGCTTTAATAGTGAATTACATTGGTCATGGTTCGGAAAGTAGCTGGACGAATGAATCTATTCTTAATGTAAGCATGGTTGAGGAATGGAATAATATTGATAAACTGCCGCTATTTGTCACAGCAACTTGCGAATTCGGCCGATTTGATAATCCAAATATAGAATCAGGCGCTCAGAGAATGTTACTTAAACCTGATGGTGGTGCTATTGCATTATTAACTACTTCAAGGCCTGTGGAGTCAAGTTCAAATGCCACTTTAAATCGATCTTTTTTTCAACATGTATTTAAATCTCAAAACACTAAACCTAAAAAATTAGGGGATATTATTAGGCAAACTAAAAACTCAGGGATTGTAGGGGTTAAGAACCGAAATTTTATTTTGCTAGGTGATCCAGCTGTAACTTTGGCTGAACCTGAAAGTAATGTTCAAATTACCAATATTATGAATGAAGAGGGTGAAACGGATACTCTTAAAAGTATGTCTAAAATCACAGTATCGGGTTTAATTGAGAACAATCTAAAACAAATCATGTCAGATTTTGATGGTGAACTAACTATTGAACTTTATGATAAGCCCCAAGCAACTTCTACAATCGATAAAGCAGAAAGTGAATTTAACTTTATGACATTTGATCAAGTGATCTTCAGAGGGAAGTCAAGTATTCAAAATGGGGAATTTAGCTTCAGTTTTTATGTTCCCACTGAAATAGATTACCGCATTGATAAAGGCAAGTTTAGTTTTTATGCGAAGAATGACAATCAATTAGAAGATGCATCAGGTTTTAATAATGATTTCATTGTAGGAGGTAGTTCTCTCATGTCAAATAATGATACTGCTGGTCCTGATTTGGCGTTATACCTAAATGATAGAGAATTTGAAAATGGTAATAGAGTAGGGAATGATGCTTCTTTAATAGTAGATTTGTTTGATGAGCATGGAATAAGTATTTCAAATAGCAATGTGAATCCAGGTATTACCTATTCAATTGATGGTGGGGAAGATATAAAACTTAATGATTTTTTCTATTACGATAAAGATTCCTACCAAGAGGGGACCATTGAATATGATCTACAAAATTTAAAAGAGGGGAATCATTACATAACTATTAAAGCCTCTGATGTTTATAATAATAAATCACAAGCGACTATAGAGTTTGAGGTAATTGGTGAGGACGATATCGAATTGTTAGATTTTACTATATATCCAAATCCAGCCCAATCCAATGTTAATATTCGATTACGTCAGAATAGAAAAAATGCGCAGGTTATGGTTCAGTATCAAATCATAAATAATCAGGGTCAATTAGTGTATTCCCATGAATACACTACTAATGAAGACTTCAGAATAGATCAATGGGACTTAAGAAACCAAAATGGCGAAAAACTTTCACCAGGATTATATTTTGTCAGGCTTTTTGTACGTTCTGTAGAAGATAATGCAAAAACTGACCAAATTAAAAAGCTAATTATAATCAATTAAGTATATTTGAGTAAACCAAAATAAAATGCGAGCAGCGAAATTAATATTTTTAACGGCTTTAACCGTTTTATCAACCCAAGCTTTAGGCCAAATTACTGGTCCACCTACTACAATTTCTGGGCAAGATGCTGAAAGAAATGTTATCACTACAGCTATGCCTTTTTTATTAATATCACCCGATTCCCGTTCTGCAGGAATGGGAGACGTGGGCGTAGCGCTTTCGGCTGATGCTAATGCTATGCAATGGAATGCTGCTAGATTAGCATTTGTTGATAATGAAATTGGCGCTTCTATTTCTTATTCCCCATGGTTAATGAGTATAGGCGTTACGGATATGTCTATTTCATATTTAAGTGGTTATTATAAAATATCCAAAGAGCAAGTAGTTGGCTTATCAATGAAGTATTTCGATTTAGGAAATATATTCTTCACAGATGATGGTAATACAGGGACTGATTTTTCTCCAAAAGATTTTTCAATTTCTGCTGCGTATTCCAGAAAGTTAAGCGATAATTTAAGTGCATCTTTGACAGGTAAATTTGCTAGGTCTAATTTATTTGGAAACTACACGAATAATAATCAATCAAATCCAAGCCCAGCAACAGCGGTAGGGGTTGACTTGGGAATTTTCTATACAAAAGAATTATTGTTTAGTGGAAAGGATTCTGAGTTCTCTTCAGGAATGCAGATCGCTAATATTTCTAATAAGGTTTCGTACAGTGGAGATGATAATGAACAGTTCTTACCGATTAATTTGAAAATAGGATCAGCTTTTACCTCTAATTTGGATCCTTATAATAAATTAACTATTTCAGTTGATTTTAATAAATTAATGGTTCCTACACCTAATGAAGGAGATACTATTCCAGCAACTCTACTTGAAGGTATGTTTGGTTCATTTGGTGACGCACCTGCTGGTTTTCAAGAAGAATTAAGAGAAATTACAATTTCTTCAGGTGTAGAATACTGGTATAATAATATTTTTGCGGTCAGAACCGGATATTTTTACGAACATATTACCAAAGGAGGTAGACAATATTTCACTGCTGGATTAGGATTCAGATACCAAGTGTTAGGTTTAGATTTTTCTTACTTAATCCCAACTCAGCAAAACAATCCATTAGCAGAAACGCTTAGGTTCACAGCGGTTTTCAAATTTGAAAACTTAGGGATTGCAAAAGCCTCTGTTGCAGAGTAATTCCAAGTAAATTTTCATTTAAAAATTCATTATGCTTAATAGACAAGTTGCTCCAAAAGCATATATGCTGAAGGATTTATCATTAACAAAGCCTGAAGTTAAAAAGCTTTCAAATGATGTTTCAGTTCATATTATTCAGGATGATACTAATCCTGTTTTAAAAATTGATATACTATATCCTGCTGGAAGAACAAATGATAATAAACCAGGGGAATCGCTTATATGTGCAAAGGTTTTAGTAGAGGGAACAAAGAGCTACCCTGGAAGTGAACTGCAAGAATTGTTAGATCATTATGGAGCGCATCTGGATTTTGCAGTAGATTATGATTATACAACCGTAAGTCTTTTATGTTTAAAAGAACATATAAATACCTTATTGCCTGTTCTAAAAAGTGCTATCAAAGAACCGCTTTTTGAAGATAAGGATTTTGAAAAAATAAAGCTTCAGCAACTTCAAAAAATTAGGGTTAATAATCAAAAGAACTCTTTAATCGCTACTCGAAATCTTAGGAAAAACCTTTTACAAGGAACACCTTATGCTAGCATACTTGAGGAAGATGAGTTAAATGCCATTCATAAGGAAGATATAGAAAATTATTTTAATAAGTATTTTGCTCTTCAGCCTGATATTATTGTAGCAGGTGATTTTGATGAAGATATTTTTAACTACTTTGATGAGTATTTTGGTAACCTGGAATTTAAACCAAATGAACCGCAGTATACAGGTAAACTTAATCCCAATTTAGAGGAAAAGAAGATTGAAAGAGAGGGCTCTGTTCAAGCTTCTATAAGAATGGGGGCTATTTCTATTCCTAGAGACCATCCAGATTACTTTGACTTATCTATTACCAATGAAATACTAGGCGGATATTTCGGTTCTCGTTTAATGAAGAATATTCGAGAAGATAAAGGATACACATATGGTATTTATTCTGTTTTAATCAATTATAAGCATGTCGATTATCATATAATCGGAGCTGATGTGAAGATTGACCACATAGAGGACACTATTCAGGAAGTGTATCATGAGATGGAAGATCTAAAAACTAATCGGGTGCCTGAGGAGGAGATTGAAACCATTAAGAACTATATGCTCGGTAAAATAGCCAGTAGTTTGGATACGGTTTTTCACCAATCAGAGAATTACAAAGTTAAGCTATCAGAGGGCGCTGATTACATTGATTATTTTGATGCCTATGTTAAAAGTATCAGAAATATCACGGCTGAAAGGATTTTAGAAATCAGTAAAAAGTATTTTTCTGAAGAATATTGTGTGATTAAGGTCGCTTAATCTCACTCGAAGAAAATATTTTGATGATGTAAATCTAAGCCATCGTTTTTAGGATTACATTTGTGTTCAAAATATGACCATCAAACAAAAAGTTGAGGCGGTTGAAAAATTATTCAATAGCCTCGATCAGGAGATATCCCGTTTTAAAAGTTTTACGGGAATATATTGTTATTCTTCATGTGGGAAATGCTGTAATAAACAAGATATAGAGGCAAGTCCACTGGAGTTTTTGCCACTTGCTTTTCATTGGTTTAAAACTGGCCGAGCACAAGAATTTTATGATAAGCTTGAAAATAATCAATCCTTAAACTGCATAGTTTATAGTCCGTTGTCAATTCTAGATCAAAACCAAGGCAGTTGCAGTGAATATCCTTACAGAGGATTAATTTGTAGATTGTTTGGCTATGGCGCAAACCGAGATAAGTACGGAGAACTAAGATTATTAACTTGCAAATTGATAAAAGATGGCCAGATTGAAAATTATACTAAAGCTATCGTTTTATTGAAAAATAATGTAAAAGTACCTGTGTTTACTGAATACTATCAGAAATTAATGCAAATAGATTTTCAGTTAGCCAGGGATATATTACCCATAAATAAGGCTATTAAAATAGCATTAGAAACTGTGATGCAATATTATGCCTATCGACCTTATTCTTCAGGCAAAGGAGCAGCTTAAAAGATTCAAAATAAAAAAATCCCGATAGTTTTATCGGGATTTTTTAAAACTGCAAAGCCTATTTTACATATGAATAGGTCTATTATCTGTTGCGGCTAGGCAAGCCTCCTTAACTGCTTCCATATATGTAGGGTGTGCATGAGACATACGAGAAACATCTTCAGCGGAAGCTCTATATTCCATAGCAGTTACACCAGCAGCAATCATATCAGCCGCTCTAGCTCCAATAATATGGATACCTAATATTTCATCGGTATTTTTATCAGCGATTACTTTAACTAAACCTTCCAAATCCATACTAGCGCGAGCTCTACCTAATGCTTTATATGGGAATGAGCCAGTTTTATACTTTCTTCCCTCATCCTTTAATTCTTCTTCAGTGTAGCCAACACCCGCAACTTCTGGCCAAGTGTATACTACATTAGGAATTAATTTGTAATGAATGTGAGGTTTTTGTCCGGCCATAGTTTCAGCTACAAAAACGCCTTCTTCTTCAGCTTTATGTGCGAGCATAGCACCTCTTACGACATCACCAATTGCATAGATGTTATCAACTTCAGTTTTGAGATTATCATCAACTGAAATTTTACCTTTATCATCAGTTTTTAGGCCAGCAGCCTCAAGATTTAACCCATCTGTATAAGGTTTCCGACCCACTGCCACTAAGCAATAGTCTCCTTTGATAGTCTCTTCTTTTCCTTTATCTGTCTCAAAAGTAACTTCTACTTCTTTTCCTTTATTTTCAACTTTAGTTACTTTATGTTTTAGCTTTACATCCATTCCGAGCTTTTTCATGCTCTTCTTCATTTCTTTCCCCATGCTTCCATCCATAGTAGGAATAAGGCTGTCAGCAAATTCTAATACAGTAACATCCGCACCAATTCTTTTATACACTGAGCCTAATTCTAAGCCGATTACACCACCCCCGATAAGAATCATATGTTTAGGCACTTCCTTTAACTCTAAAGCCTCAGTACTGCTGATAATTCTTTTCTTATCAAATTTAGCAAATGGCAACTCTATAGGTTTTGAGCCTGTTGCAATAATTACTTTGTCAGTGCTGAGTTCTTCCGTTTTGCCATCTGACTTTGTGACTACAACAGTGTTTTTATCTTTAAATGATCCAACACCAGTATGTACATCAATTTTATTTTTCTTCATTAAGAAGGCAATACCGTCTACATTTTGTTTCACAACATCTGCTTTGCGGTTGATCATCTGCTTAATATCTACTTTCAGGTTGCTCAGGTTTATCCCGTGCTCTTTAAAAGTAGTTTCAGCATTATGGTAATGCTCTGAAGAATCTAACAATGCTTTTGATGGGATACATCCAACATTAAGACAAGTTCCTCCTAAAGTATTATATTTTTCAATAATGGCTGTTTTCATGCCTAGTTGTGCGCATCTGATAGCTGCCACATAACCACCAGGACCAGAACCAATTACTGTTACATCGTATTTTGACATTTCTTTTTATTTTAGGTACTAAGTACTAAGTACAAAGTACAGGGTTTTAAATCAGTTTTTGTTGTAAAGAGTAAGTCATTCTTCTTATTTCACTTATTCTTTCTATTATTTCTTCAAAACTCTTTTCATTAATATATGAAAGTCGGTTAGAAAGATTGCTTTGAGTTTCTAGTTCTGCTAGAGATCCCAAAGCAATTCCTAAGAATTGATAAAATTCTTTAGGGTTATTTCTACCAGCACCTTCAGCTATATTAGAAGGGATTGATACCGCACTTCTCTTCATTTGGGATGTTAGTCCAAATTTTTCTTCATTAGGAAAAGCTGATGTTATTTTATAAATAATTTCAGCAAGATTCATTGACTGTTTCCATATTTGAAGATCTTGAAATTTATGCATTTTATTCTCAATACTTTGTACTTATATCTCTGTACTTTTGATATCAAAGCGTTAAACTCCCAACAATAATCTAGTTGGATCTTCAAGTAACTCTTTTACTCTTACCAAGAAGCTTACTGACTCTTTTCCATCAATAATTCTGTGATCATAGCTTAAGGCTACATACATAATAGGCCTGATTTCCACTTGCCCATTAATTGCAACTGGTCTTTCTACAATATTATGCATACCCAGAATTGCTGATTGAGGAGCGTTAATTATAGGAGTAGAAAGCATTGAGCCAAAAATACCACCATTAGTGATGGTGAAGGTACCTCCGCTCATTTCCTCTATGCTCAATTTACCGTCTCTAGCTTTTTTAGCTAGTCTTACTACTTCTCCTTCAATTTCATTGAAAGATAGTTTCTCTGCATTTCTAATTACAGGAACTACTAAACCTTTTGGAGATGATACAGCAATTGACATATCTACATAGTCCGAATATACCATTTCATTACCATCAATTTGAGCATTAACCGCTGGCCATTCTTTTAGAGCCATAGTACAAGCTTTTGTAAAGAATGACATAAAGCCTAAGCCTACTTCATATTTCTCTTTAAATTGCTCTTTGTATTTTTTACGTAAGTCCATGATTGGCTTCATATCCACCTCGTTAAAAGTGGTTAACATAGCCGTTTCATTCTTAACGCTTACCAATCTTCTTGCGACAGTCTTACGTAAGCTCGACATTTTCTCTCTGTTCTGAGCTCTTGCTTCTGATGAAGCTGGAACACTCTGAGTTTCAATTTTGTCTTCAGCTTTTTCTTTTTGAGGTGATGGTTTAGACTGCTGCTTTTCTGCATTTTCCGCATCTTCTTTTGTGATGCGACCGTCCTTACCCGTTCCTTTTATGTTTGCTGGATCAATACCTTTCTCCTTCAATATTTTTGCGGCAGCGGGAGAGGCATGTCCTGTTGCATAAGTTTCTTTTCCATCTTCCTGACCACTTGATGATGATTCACTTGAAGATGAACTACTTTCAGAAGAAGAGTCGCTAGGAGCACCTCCTTCAGTTACTTCGATTTTACAAATAGTAGCACCTATTTCGATGGTATCATCTTCCTGAGCAACAATTTTCAAGAATCCGTTAGCTTCTGCTGGTAATTCAAAAGTAGCTTTATCAGACTCTACTTCAGCGATTACTTCATCCATCTCTACATAATCACCATCAGACTTTAACCATGAACTAATGGTAACTTCTGTGATAGATTCTCCCACAGTAGGAACTACCATTTCATGAACTTCACCTGTCTTTTTAGGACCGCTGCCTGAAGAAGAATTACTACTATCAGATTTTGGTTCTGACTTTTCTTCTTCTTTCGATTCAGCCTTATCTTCTGATTTAGATCCCGAACCTTCAGCATTTTCATCAATCTCACAAATTACAGCCCCTACTTCGATGGTTTCATCTTCTTCGGCTTTTATTTTTAAAACGCCAGACACTTCAGCGGGTAGTTCGAATGTTGCTTTATCAGATTCTAATTCTGCAATAATTTCATCTTGTTCAACATAATCACCATCTTTCTTTAACCATGATGCTATGGTAACTTCAGTGATTGATTCGCCTACTTCAGGTACTTTTATTTCTAAACTCATGTTTTCTGAATTCTATCTTAAAAAATTTTATTTCTTATTATCTAAATCAAAAGCTTTTTCAACTAATGCTTCTTGTTCTGCCTTATGTACTTTTGCATATCCTGTAGCTGGAGATGCACTAGATTTTCGTGAAATCAACTGCAAGCCTGCTTTATTCGCAATAGTTCTTAGCATATAAGTCCAATATCCCATATTTGAAGGCTCTTCTTGTACCCAGAATATTTCAGGATCTTTGAATTTCTTCAATGCTTTATCGATTTGATTCATCGGGAATGGGTGTAGTTGCTCTATTCTTATGATGGCAACATCTTTACGTTTATCAGCTTGTTGCTTTTCTAAAAGGTCATAATATACTTTACCAGTACACAACAATACTCTTTTTACGTTTTTATTTGTTACATAATCATCTTCATAAATTTCTCTGAATTTACCATCAGTGAATTCTGATATTGGAGAAATTACTTTCGGATGACGTAGTAATGATTTTGGAGCAAATTGAACCAATGGTTTTCTAAACTCCCATTTTACCTGTCTTCTAAACATATGGAACAAGTTTGCCGGAGTAGTAATATTGGTTACTACTAAGTTTTCCTCTGCTGCTAATTGTAAGAACCTTTCAGGTCTAGCATTCGAGTGTTCCGGTCCTTGTCCTTCATAACCATGCGGAAGAAGCATTACAAGACCATTCATTCTCTGCCATTTACTTTCTGCTGAAGTGATGAATTGATCAATCATTACTTGAGCACCATTTGCAAAGTCACCAAATTGTGCTTCCCAAATGACTAATGCATTTGGAGTAGCCATGGCATAACCATATTCAAAACCTAATACGCCAAATTCTGATAATAAAGAGTTAAAGATTTTGAATTTCTGCTGTTGATTTTCTTCAATATGATCAAGATTGCAATAAGGTTCGTTTGTTTCTGCATCAAAAACATAAGAATGTCTGTGAGAGAAAGTTCCTCTTTTCACATCCTGACCAGACATTCTAACGATAGTATTTTCAGATAGTAAGGAACCATAAGCTAATAATTCTGCATCAGCCCAGTTTAACATTTTCTCATCAAAGAAATTCTTCTTTCTATCCTTAAATAATTTATCAATTTGCTTAAGAGGTTTGAAACCTTTTGGTAGACTTGTTAAAGCTTTTCCAATTTTGTCAACCAATTCTTGAGAGATAGAAGTGTCTGGAGATGCTAAAAAATCGTCAGATTTAGCTCTTCTTAGCTGTTTCCATTCTTCTTCTATTTTTTGAGGTTTATAAGGTAATGGCTTTTGTTTAACCTCATTCAATCGATCTTGAAGTTGCTTTTTGAAATCCTTTTCAAGTTTTTTGATTGAATCATTGTCTAAATCACCTCTTTCAGTCAATTTCTTTACATAAACCTCTCTAGGGTTGGCATGCTTTGCAATTTTATTGTAAAGTTTAGGCTGAGTAAATTTAGGTTCATCACTTTCATTATGTCCATGTCTTCTGTAGCATAATAAATCGATGAAGATATCTTTATGGAATTTTTGTCTGTATTCAACTGCTAAATTTGCGGCAAAATTTACTGCTTCTGCATCATCGCCATTTACGTGTAATACAGGAGCATCAATCATTTTAGCAATATCTGTACAATAGATTGATGAACGTGCATCGTCATAATCAGTCGTAAAACCTACTTGATTATTGATTACTAAATGGATGGTTCCTCCAGTAGAATACCCTTCCAATAATGACATTTGAGTAGTTTCATAAACTATTCCTTGTCCGGCAACAGCTGCATCTCCATGGATTAAAATTGGAACTGCTGCATCTGCATTGTCATTGTATTCGTCATCAATTTGTGCTCGAGTGTATCCTAAAACAACGGAATTTACAGCTTCAAGGTGAGAAGGGTTAGGTGTTAATTTAACATAAGTTTTTTTGCCACTTGTAGTTTCTAAATGACTTGAATACCCCATATGATATTTTACATCTCCATCTCCCATAGTAAGATCAGGATCTGTGTTTCCTTCAAACTCCGCGAAAATTTGCTCGTAGGTTTTATTCATAATGTTAGCTAAAACATTTAACCTACCTCTGTGAGCCATCCCGATTACTACCTCTTTCGTACCCAATTCAGAAGATCTATTAATAACTTTATCTAAAAATGGGATGGTGTTCTCTCCACCTTCAAGTGAGAATCTTTTCTGACCTAAGAATTTTGTATGCAGGAAGTTTTCAAAGACAACTGCTTCATTTAGTTTTGATAAAATTCTTTTCTTTTCTTCTAATTGAGGCTGATAGTCACCTTTTGATTTTTCAGCTTTAT is drawn from Marivirga arenosa and contains these coding sequences:
- the pssA gene encoding CDP-diacylglycerol--serine O-phosphatidyltransferase is translated as MIKKNIPNAITAANLFTGAVGVYFTSQFEFEWAAFCIVLAAIFDFLDGMLARLLKVHSEIGKQLDSLADMVTFGFLPSYILFQFLQLNEAEVWSFIAFLIAVFSAFRLAKFNIDTRQSDEFIGLPTPANALFIGFLIFLKGSFFSKYLFDTASLILIAVLFSYLLVAEIPMIALKFKNLKWQDNIFRYLTIIMAIILVAIFQFSAVPIVILIYIILSIIKYSFFSRN
- the porU gene encoding type IX secretion system sortase PorU, which codes for MRISFTIILTLFIQILYAQSVLNKNGMIKVATSTEGVYKIDSQFLEAAGENPSEINPNKIQVYGMPGGHIPQSNSIDYPYDPQPLAIKVKANTNAVFEENEAVYFYADAVDNIDYNFENEFYEYSNNVYSDSIYFFIDINAEQTNSIASISSENINVDQSFNWYDAVYFHEVDEVNILRSGRKWFGESFSINRTQDFTFELNNDIASSDEISLTTHYLAQTYNEANLKIRLNEYELASESLERVSDFTIFPYREKGKLLENRSTIASSLVSGLELNISLTHEALGAGRSDGYLDYLFLTVPQKLNVLNSQIVIRNRGFQQIGNYELKIGNLSNDHYVWEVSDPINSKELIMNNGSFKFSQTEERRERKFVTFNANSALRPEYIGTLNSQNLKKSTSPDYLVITFDGFNESAQKLASYRENHNNFSVEVAKISEIFNEFGSGRRDVSAIRNYIRYYYLKNPDKLKYVLLLGASSYDFKDRIANNTNLVPVYQSRNSLHPVFTYASDDFYGFMNQNEGFWAEESNNIDELDLGIGRIPAKTKKEAADAVNKIIYYETNPQAFNKWRNDIYFIADDEDGNIFHRDSEELSKYVIDNFGFYNINKLYLGAFEQEVFASTQRSPKMREAINDMANKGALIVNYIGHGSESSWTNESILNVSMVEEWNNIDKLPLFVTATCEFGRFDNPNIESGAQRMLLKPDGGAIALLTTSRPVESSSNATLNRSFFQHVFKSQNTKPKKLGDIIRQTKNSGIVGVKNRNFILLGDPAVTLAEPESNVQITNIMNEEGETDTLKSMSKITVSGLIENNLKQIMSDFDGELTIELYDKPQATSTIDKAESEFNFMTFDQVIFRGKSSIQNGEFSFSFYVPTEIDYRIDKGKFSFYAKNDNQLEDASGFNNDFIVGGSSLMSNNDTAGPDLALYLNDREFENGNRVGNDASLIVDLFDEHGISISNSNVNPGITYSIDGGEDIKLNDFFYYDKDSYQEGTIEYDLQNLKEGNHYITIKASDVYNNKSQATIEFEVIGEDDIELLDFTIYPNPAQSNVNIRLRQNRKNAQVMVQYQIINNQGQLVYSHEYTTNEDFRIDQWDLRNQNGEKLSPGLYFVRLFVRSVEDNAKTDQIKKLIIIN
- the porV gene encoding type IX secretion system outer membrane channel protein PorV, which translates into the protein MRAAKLIFLTALTVLSTQALGQITGPPTTISGQDAERNVITTAMPFLLISPDSRSAGMGDVGVALSADANAMQWNAARLAFVDNEIGASISYSPWLMSIGVTDMSISYLSGYYKISKEQVVGLSMKYFDLGNIFFTDDGNTGTDFSPKDFSISAAYSRKLSDNLSASLTGKFARSNLFGNYTNNNQSNPSPATAVGVDLGIFYTKELLFSGKDSEFSSGMQIANISNKVSYSGDDNEQFLPINLKIGSAFTSNLDPYNKLTISVDFNKLMVPTPNEGDTIPATLLEGMFGSFGDAPAGFQEELREITISSGVEYWYNNIFAVRTGYFYEHITKGGRQYFTAGLGFRYQVLGLDFSYLIPTQQNNPLAETLRFTAVFKFENLGIAKASVAE
- a CDS encoding MBL fold metallo-hydrolase, with the translated sequence MIHIKQFVFNPFMENTYVVYDDNKNAAVIDPGCYEGYEQDELVNFIKDEGLNVQQLINTHCHIDHVLGNQFVKDKYGVKLYMHEKDKPILEAVPTYSAAYGFANYQISKPDIFLKEGDIHKIGDIEFEVLFLPGHAPGHIGLMNEKEKVFIGGDVLFDGSIGRTDLPGGDHDTLISSIQNKLFKYDDEVVVYCGHGSTTTLGKEKASNPFCAIK